Proteins encoded by one window of Winogradskyella sp. PG-2:
- a CDS encoding methyltransferase domain-containing protein: MLNNFFKIVKKRYNRFKQRRIESNLLKIKNDYIKRGKEPWTPGYNEFKTEEILNSISEKDVLKSFKDKIVPNNFGYRIDERIVEYTWIFSKLQNNKATFLDAGSTFNFDYLLGTGLISKKQKYIYTFYPEKLSFNEKQVSYVYGDLRDLPFKDDFFEEIVCQSTIEHIDMDNSIYGYNIEHNKNETKKSYEYLLVIEELIRVLKSKGKLLITFPFGKFENHGFFQQFDDEMLVRLTTLFNNRGDFEIDYFKYEKEGWRFANRNELRNVASYNPHTGKGKLEDGAAHCRSVACVSFNKK, encoded by the coding sequence ATGCTGAATAATTTTTTTAAAATTGTAAAAAAACGTTATAATAGATTTAAACAGAGGAGAATTGAGTCCAATTTATTAAAGATAAAAAATGACTATATAAAGAGGGGTAAAGAGCCTTGGACACCAGGTTATAACGAATTTAAAACAGAAGAAATCTTAAATAGTATATCAGAAAAAGATGTCCTCAAAAGTTTTAAAGATAAAATAGTTCCTAATAATTTTGGATATAGAATTGACGAAAGAATTGTTGAATACACATGGATTTTTTCAAAGTTGCAAAATAATAAAGCAACATTTTTGGACGCAGGTTCAACGTTTAATTTTGATTATTTACTAGGCACAGGCTTAATTAGTAAAAAACAAAAGTACATCTATACATTTTACCCAGAGAAATTAAGCTTTAATGAAAAGCAAGTATCTTATGTTTACGGAGATTTAAGAGATTTACCTTTTAAAGATGATTTTTTTGAAGAAATTGTTTGTCAATCTACTATAGAACATATTGATATGGATAACTCCATATACGGATATAATATAGAGCATAATAAAAATGAAACGAAAAAATCATATGAATATCTATTGGTGATTGAAGAGCTCATTAGAGTGCTTAAAAGCAAGGGTAAATTACTAATTACATTTCCATTTGGTAAATTTGAGAACCACGGGTTTTTTCAACAATTTGATGATGAAATGTTAGTTAGACTAACAACACTTTTCAATAATAGAGGTGACTTTGAGATTGATTATTTTAAATACGAAAAAGAAGGTTGGAGATTTGCGAATAGAAACGAATTGCGAAATGTTGCTTCCTATAATCCGCATACAGGTAAAGGGAAATTAGAAGACGGAGCTGCACATTGCAGAAGTGTAGCATGTGTCTCTTTTAACAAAAAATAG
- a CDS encoding acyltransferase, protein MRRIIKKLLLKLLGKSFFVDLIDVSILNDNLKIFHVEKLKEHVVLGHNSFMYIETTVFNLKKDAEKILIGENTHVRGELLLFKYGKQLTIGSNCFIGSGTKVWCGEEIRIGNSVLISHGCNIIDSNSHEIDHMERDVGYRHIIKNGHSKEKGSIKTAPIVIKDNVWISFNVIVLKGVTIGKGAIVASGSVVTKDVDDWTMVAGNPAIKIKELRDAE, encoded by the coding sequence ATGAGAAGAATAATTAAAAAATTATTATTAAAACTCCTTGGGAAGTCATTTTTCGTTGATCTAATAGATGTTTCAATATTAAACGATAATCTAAAGATTTTTCATGTAGAAAAGTTGAAAGAACATGTGGTTTTAGGTCATAATTCCTTTATGTATATAGAAACGACTGTCTTTAACCTAAAGAAAGACGCTGAAAAAATTTTAATTGGAGAGAATACGCATGTTAGAGGAGAGTTGTTACTTTTTAAATATGGAAAACAACTGACTATTGGGTCTAATTGTTTTATAGGATCTGGAACTAAAGTTTGGTGTGGTGAAGAAATTAGAATAGGTAATTCAGTATTAATCTCTCATGGATGTAATATAATTGATTCTAATTCTCATGAAATTGACCATATGGAAAGAGATGTTGGATACAGACATATTATTAAAAATGGACATTCTAAAGAAAAAGGGAGTATTAAAACGGCTCCTATAGTTATTAAAGACAATGTCTGGATTAGTTTTAATGTTATTGTTTTAAAAGGAGTAACAATAGGTAAAGGCGCAATTGTTGCTTCTGGATCTGTTGTAACCAAGGATGTTGATGACTGGACTATGGTTGCAGGCAATCCAGCCATAAAAATTAAAGAGTTAAGAGATGCTGAATAA
- a CDS encoding ABC transporter ATP-binding protein yields MSSDIILKVEDVGKQYRLGLVGTGTLSHDLNRWWNNVIGKEDPYLKIGETNDRSEKGNSDYVWAINNINFEVKRGEVLGIIGKNGAGKSTLLKILSRVTGPSKGQIKTKGRIASLLEVGTGFHPEMTGRENIYLNGAILGMTKAEINSKIDEIIDFSGCLRYVDTPVKRYSSGMKVRLAFAVAAHLEPDILVVDEVLAVGDAEFQKKAIGKMQDISNSDGRTVLFVSHNMAAVKSLCTRCIVLEHGLSVYEGFTEDAVNYYLKLGKDTKSSIYINQSPKKGSDILKASILDANNNVTSTFGFNNQIVLGINFRVTSNHIENAVIGFRLVDQKERVIFSSEQAIKDITKSKGEIEVKIKLPKATLVPNAYRVVLGYHIPNQELIALIDDTIEFKIEETGSDMQKYNGNDYGCVVLECDWKIY; encoded by the coding sequence ATGAGTTCTGATATAATTTTGAAAGTAGAAGACGTAGGTAAGCAATACCGACTAGGACTTGTAGGAACTGGTACACTTAGTCATGATCTAAACCGATGGTGGAATAATGTAATCGGAAAAGAAGATCCTTATTTAAAAATTGGTGAAACAAACGATAGAAGTGAAAAAGGTAACTCCGACTATGTTTGGGCTATAAATAATATAAATTTTGAAGTTAAAAGAGGTGAGGTCCTTGGTATAATTGGTAAAAATGGTGCCGGAAAATCAACATTATTAAAGATTTTATCGAGAGTTACAGGGCCTTCCAAAGGACAAATAAAGACTAAAGGACGTATAGCCTCTTTATTGGAAGTAGGGACAGGTTTTCATCCAGAAATGACCGGACGAGAAAATATATACTTAAATGGTGCAATCTTAGGAATGACTAAAGCAGAAATTAATTCTAAGATTGATGAAATTATTGACTTTTCTGGTTGTTTAAGATATGTAGACACTCCTGTGAAACGCTACAGTTCAGGTATGAAAGTTCGTTTAGCTTTTGCTGTGGCGGCGCACCTAGAGCCAGACATATTAGTTGTAGATGAGGTTTTGGCCGTTGGTGATGCTGAGTTTCAGAAAAAAGCTATTGGTAAAATGCAAGATATCTCTAATAGTGATGGTAGGACTGTTCTATTTGTAAGTCATAATATGGCAGCAGTAAAAAGTTTGTGTACTAGATGTATTGTTTTAGAGCATGGTTTAAGCGTTTATGAAGGATTTACTGAAGATGCGGTGAATTATTATTTAAAATTAGGAAAAGATACTAAATCCTCAATTTACATAAATCAATCTCCAAAAAAAGGCTCAGATATTTTAAAAGCTTCAATTTTAGATGCTAATAATAATGTAACTAGTACTTTTGGCTTTAACAATCAAATAGTATTAGGAATTAATTTTAGGGTTACATCAAATCATATTGAGAATGCCGTTATTGGCTTTAGGTTAGTAGATCAAAAAGAACGTGTTATTTTTTCGTCGGAACAAGCAATTAAAGATATTACAAAATCTAAAGGCGAAATAGAAGTTAAAATTAAGCTGCCTAAAGCAACTTTAGTACCTAACGCATACAGAGTTGTATTAGGATATCACATACCAAATCAAGAGCTTATTGCTTTAATAGACGACACTATAGAATTTAAAATAGAAGAAACAGGGTCTGATATGCAAAAGTATAATGGAAATGATTATGGTTGTGTTGTTTTGGAATGTGATTGGAAAATTTATTAA
- a CDS encoding ABC transporter permease, whose product MKTAEEHWLYIISSKKKLIDFNFNEIWRYRDLLFLFVKRDIITLYKQTVLGPLWYLIQPLFTSLIFTLIFNNLADIPTGDSVPNFLFNLAGITAWNYFKECLVGTSDTFKKNENIFGKVYFPRVIMPMSVVVSNLLKFAIQLVVLAAFYIYFVGFAEPSFSISPQLNLLLFPLLVFLMALLGLGLGMIISSMTTKYRDITFLVQFGVQLLMYGSAVMYPMSYFKDKLPNYYWLIEWNPIAIIIESFRTMVFGEGNIEVNKLIYTVIISCIIFLVGLVIFNKTEKSFIDTI is encoded by the coding sequence TTGAAAACGGCTGAAGAGCATTGGTTATACATTATTTCTTCTAAAAAGAAACTAATAGATTTTAATTTTAATGAAATTTGGAGGTATAGAGACCTTTTGTTCTTGTTTGTAAAAAGAGACATTATAACACTCTACAAACAAACTGTGTTAGGACCGCTTTGGTATTTAATTCAGCCTCTATTTACATCATTAATATTCACCTTAATATTTAATAATTTAGCGGATATCCCAACTGGAGATAGTGTGCCTAATTTTTTGTTTAATTTAGCAGGTATAACGGCTTGGAATTATTTTAAAGAATGTTTGGTCGGTACAAGTGATACCTTTAAGAAAAATGAAAATATATTCGGAAAAGTTTACTTTCCTAGAGTTATAATGCCCATGTCTGTTGTGGTTTCAAATTTGTTGAAGTTTGCTATTCAACTTGTGGTTTTAGCCGCTTTTTATATTTATTTTGTAGGGTTTGCGGAACCATCTTTTTCAATTTCTCCTCAATTAAATTTGCTGCTTTTTCCTCTACTAGTTTTTTTAATGGCTTTATTAGGTTTAGGCTTAGGAATGATAATATCCTCTATGACAACTAAATATAGAGATATAACTTTTTTAGTACAATTTGGTGTACAATTATTAATGTATGGCTCTGCTGTAATGTACCCAATGTCTTATTTTAAGGATAAGTTACCTAATTATTATTGGTTAATAGAATGGAATCCAATAGCTATTATAATAGAGTCTTTTAGAACTATGGTTTTTGGAGAAGGGAATATAGAAGTAAATAAGTTAATATACACTGTAATTATAAGTTGCATTATTTTCTTAGTTGGTTTGGTTATATTTAATAAAACAGAAAAAAGTTTCATAGATACCATATAA
- a CDS encoding NAD-dependent epimerase/dehydratase family protein, with protein sequence MTNILVTGGAGQLGSSLAYKLSLNNNVTVVIIDNLSTGDKSKIPNKSNIKFIKADVNDYKDIISIFATFKFKYVFHYAAVVGVERTLENPINVLNDIEGIKNVLSLSKNSGVERVYYSSSSEVYGEPFEIPQNENTTPLNSRLPYAIVKNVGEAFFKAYQREYGLDYTIFRFFNTYGPMQSNDFVMPRFIKLAMKNQPIPIYGNGNQTRSFCYIDDNVDTCLNALYNDAYINDVLNVGNDIEISILELAEKIIEITDSKSEIIFLPSLKEGDMTRRCPDISKMKALLGRDLVSLEEGVTKMMRHYNSNSVQKA encoded by the coding sequence ATGACAAATATTTTAGTTACTGGAGGAGCCGGTCAATTAGGGAGTTCTTTAGCATATAAACTTTCCTTAAACAACAATGTAACTGTTGTAATTATCGATAATCTTTCAACAGGAGATAAATCTAAAATTCCGAATAAATCCAATATTAAATTTATAAAAGCAGATGTTAATGATTATAAAGATATCATCTCCATTTTTGCTACCTTCAAGTTTAAATATGTATTTCATTATGCTGCAGTAGTCGGAGTAGAAAGAACCTTAGAGAATCCAATAAATGTATTAAATGATATTGAAGGTATTAAAAATGTGTTATCTCTATCTAAGAATTCTGGTGTAGAACGTGTTTATTATTCAAGTTCCTCTGAAGTATATGGTGAGCCTTTTGAGATTCCTCAGAATGAGAATACAACTCCTTTAAATTCAAGATTGCCCTATGCCATTGTAAAAAATGTTGGTGAAGCTTTTTTTAAGGCATATCAAAGAGAGTATGGTTTAGATTATACTATTTTTCGCTTTTTTAATACCTATGGTCCAATGCAAAGTAACGATTTTGTGATGCCAAGATTTATTAAGTTAGCAATGAAAAACCAGCCAATTCCTATTTATGGTAACGGTAACCAAACTCGCTCATTTTGTTATATTGACGATAATGTTGATACTTGTCTTAACGCATTGTATAATGATGCTTACATAAATGATGTGCTCAATGTAGGTAATGATATAGAGATAAGTATTTTAGAGTTAGCAGAGAAAATTATAGAGATTACCGATTCTAAATCTGAAATCATTTTTCTTCCATCTTTAAAAGAAGGAGATATGACTAGAAGATGTCCAGATATTTCAAAAATGAAAGCTTTACTCGGTAGAGATTTAGTTTCATTAGAAGAAGGTGTAACTAAAATGATGAGACATTATAATTCAAACTCTGTGCAAAAAGCTTAG
- a CDS encoding SDR family oxidoreductase, producing the protein MYSNPHHAEDISQLSFLITGGGGFIGSNLVEYLLKYNAKKVRVLDNFSNGHRKNLTEFHDNPAFELIEGDIRDLDTCKKAMEGIDYVSHQAALGSVPRSINDPATTNEVNISGFLNMMIALKDSPTVKRMVYAASSSTYGDSKSLPKVEDTIGKPLSPYAVTKYVNELYADVFGTTYDTDVIGLRYFNVFGPKQSPDGAYAAVIPLFMQALNDNEPSKINGDGEQTRDFTFIDNVVQANVKGFFASKAAKNEVFNVACGERITINYLWESLRIAAKSELKAVYGPPRQGDVRDSLANISKAEKLLGYKPQFTVREGLKITWDYFN; encoded by the coding sequence ATGTACTCAAACCCACATCATGCTGAGGATATTTCTCAGTTAAGTTTTTTAATTACTGGCGGCGGCGGCTTTATTGGCTCAAATCTTGTAGAATATTTATTGAAATATAATGCTAAGAAAGTAAGAGTATTAGATAATTTTTCTAATGGTCATCGCAAGAATCTAACAGAATTTCATGATAATCCTGCTTTTGAATTAATAGAAGGCGATATTAGAGATTTAGATACTTGTAAAAAAGCAATGGAAGGGATTGATTATGTATCTCACCAAGCGGCATTGGGTTCAGTGCCTAGATCTATTAATGATCCAGCAACGACTAATGAAGTTAATATTTCAGGGTTTTTGAATATGATGATTGCTCTTAAGGACAGTCCTACAGTAAAACGCATGGTTTATGCAGCTTCAAGTTCTACTTATGGGGATAGTAAGAGTTTGCCGAAAGTAGAAGATACAATTGGTAAACCTTTATCACCTTATGCAGTGACTAAATACGTAAACGAACTTTATGCTGATGTATTTGGAACAACATATGATACAGATGTAATTGGTTTAAGATATTTCAATGTGTTTGGACCTAAACAGAGTCCAGATGGTGCTTATGCTGCAGTAATTCCATTATTTATGCAAGCACTAAATGATAATGAGCCTTCTAAAATAAATGGTGATGGTGAACAAACAAGAGATTTTACATTTATAGATAATGTTGTGCAAGCCAACGTTAAAGGGTTTTTTGCATCTAAGGCTGCGAAAAATGAAGTCTTTAATGTAGCTTGTGGTGAGCGTATTACAATTAATTATTTATGGGAATCTTTACGTATAGCTGCGAAGTCGGAATTGAAGGCTGTTTACGGACCGCCTAGACAAGGAGATGTAAGAGATTCTTTAGCAAATATTTCTAAGGCAGAAAAACTTTTAGGTTATAAACCTCAGTTCACAGTTAGAGAAGGTTTAAAAATTACTTGGGATTATTTTAATTAG
- a CDS encoding nucleotide sugar dehydrogenase, which translates to MKNSEDKIAIIGLGYVGLPLAVEFAKKFFVVGFDINKQRINELNSGVDKTLEVEDDNLKSVLTTDLKADKGLYITDDVNALSETNVYIITVPTPTDALNKPVFTPLIKASETVGKAMSKGDIVVYESTVYPGATEDICIPVVEKTSGLTFNKDFYAGYSPERINPGDKHHTVTKILKVTSGSTPEMAKKIDNLYKTVITAGTHLAPSIKVAEAAKVIENSQRDINIAFVNELSKIFRLLNIDTKAVLEAAGTKWNFLKFSPGLVGGHCIGVDPYYLAQKAIESGYNPEIILAGRKMNDSMGSYVATETVKMMINKGATIKGSNVLVLGITFKENCPDIRNSRVIDIIEEFQSYHVNVDVYDPWASKEEVKHEYDLDLKSSISELKSDYDAIILAVSHNEFLKLSLDNLKSDKSVVFDVKSLLPHDSVDARL; encoded by the coding sequence ATGAAAAATTCTGAAGACAAAATTGCAATCATAGGATTAGGTTATGTCGGCTTGCCCCTTGCCGTAGAATTTGCAAAAAAATTCTTCGTTGTTGGTTTTGATATTAATAAGCAGCGAATCAATGAATTAAATTCTGGTGTTGATAAAACATTAGAGGTTGAAGACGATAATCTTAAATCTGTTTTAACAACAGATTTAAAAGCAGATAAAGGATTATATATTACTGATGATGTAAATGCCTTATCAGAAACTAATGTCTACATAATTACCGTACCAACTCCTACTGATGCTTTAAATAAGCCAGTATTTACACCACTTATTAAAGCGAGTGAAACTGTTGGTAAAGCAATGAGTAAAGGTGATATTGTTGTATATGAATCAACTGTATATCCCGGTGCAACTGAAGATATATGTATACCAGTTGTTGAAAAGACCTCTGGTTTAACATTCAATAAAGATTTTTATGCGGGATACTCTCCTGAACGTATCAATCCAGGTGATAAACACCATACTGTTACCAAAATATTAAAAGTAACATCTGGTTCAACTCCTGAAATGGCTAAGAAAATTGACAACTTATATAAGACAGTTATAACAGCTGGAACACATTTAGCTCCCTCAATAAAGGTCGCAGAAGCTGCAAAGGTAATTGAAAACTCTCAACGTGATATTAATATTGCTTTTGTAAACGAGTTATCTAAGATTTTTAGACTTTTAAATATTGATACTAAAGCAGTATTAGAAGCAGCAGGTACAAAGTGGAACTTTTTAAAATTTTCACCTGGGTTAGTAGGTGGCCATTGTATAGGTGTTGATCCTTATTACTTAGCTCAGAAAGCAATAGAGTCTGGATATAACCCCGAAATTATATTAGCAGGTCGTAAAATGAACGATAGTATGGGAAGCTATGTAGCAACCGAAACCGTTAAGATGATGATTAACAAAGGTGCAACAATAAAAGGTTCTAATGTTTTAGTATTAGGAATTACCTTTAAGGAAAATTGTCCAGATATAAGAAATTCAAGAGTTATTGACATTATTGAAGAGTTTCAATCGTATCATGTTAATGTAGATGTTTATGATCCTTGGGCTTCAAAAGAAGAAGTTAAGCATGAGTATGATTTAGATTTGAAATCATCAATATCCGAATTAAAATCTGATTATGATGCTATTATTTTAGCTGTCTCCCATAATGAATTTCTAAAATTATCTTTGGATAATTTAAAATCTGATAAGAGTGTAGTTTTTGATGTAAAGTCTCTATTACCTCATGATAGTGTTGACGCACGTTTATAA
- a CDS encoding sugar transferase has product MISTTQLRLKRLLDIVLVLLVLPVLIIPTILLIIIATIDTNKFGLFSQLRVGQQGKLFKIYKIRTLINSAHKLGHLEKNATTIGKYLRRTKLDELPQLFNVLIGDMSFVGPRPDIQGFADELRGVNRIILRVKPGITGEATLKYKDEERVLERQKDPEHYNRTVIWVDKVKINKNYVENYSFYLDLTLILKSTLNK; this is encoded by the coding sequence TTGATTTCTACAACTCAGCTTCGCTTAAAACGATTATTAGATATTGTTTTAGTCTTGCTAGTGCTACCTGTGTTAATTATTCCAACAATACTTCTTATTATTATTGCAACTATTGATACTAATAAGTTTGGGTTGTTTTCTCAATTAAGGGTTGGGCAACAAGGTAAATTATTCAAAATTTATAAAATCCGTACACTAATAAATAGTGCTCATAAATTAGGGCATTTAGAAAAGAATGCAACAACTATAGGTAAATATCTTCGTAGGACTAAATTAGATGAATTACCTCAACTATTTAATGTACTAATTGGGGATATGAGTTTTGTTGGTCCAAGACCTGATATACAGGGGTTTGCTGACGAATTAAGAGGGGTAAATCGCATTATTTTAAGAGTTAAACCAGGTATTACAGGTGAAGCAACCTTAAAATATAAGGATGAAGAACGTGTATTAGAACGTCAAAAAGACCCAGAGCACTACAATAGAACGGTTATTTGGGTAGATAAAGTGAAAATCAACAAAAATTATGTTGAGAATTACAGTTTTTACTTAGATTTGACACTCATTTTAAAATCTACTTTAAACAAATGA
- a CDS encoding polysaccharide biosynthesis tyrosine autokinase, giving the protein MDYKDYDDIDSQDSQRVGFDFKGFLFKALNLWKLVLLCIGAGLIVAYFINVRKENIYRLDSLITIDNDQNPFFTSNTSISFNWGGVSGKVGSILTEIKTRTHNELVVDSLEFYKEYLVQGKYHLTDIYKSAPFEVITDKSKPQMLGKEIQIKFLNKTSYELSYNFESNSVQGQIFGTKERIAVLVRPELFSKTFKFGQTVNTPFFNGIINLKNGDLISEEDIFYVRYLNFDSVVNNYKNAIKIEPFSRESSSVLKLSLVGKNKSKIVDFLNATSAILSRTELQRKNLYATNTIKFIDSSLGAVNDDLKLVTNEMNDFRKLNKVFNVEEEISQISDQLKSYDQEKLTEESKLNYLNSLQSYLKTKTDYTKIAAPTSVGIEEGNILTGVRNIIALSVERRNLEYSTKEGSILFEDIDRQINTEKDVLLESINVTKNTIGVQLNAIARKIGNLEAKLIGLPEDQQEYLKIQRKLDLSREAYDIYQAKRGEAAIVKAANISDITVIDEAKDIGNAPIGPNKSLNYMMALMIGFFTPMFLIFIIYLLDSTIHGSDEIMKISKIPILGLIGKYRYKNNLVAYEKPKSAVAESFRAIRSSLQFIFKNNTTNINTRADTLMITSSVSGEGKTFTSINIATVYALSDKKTILLGLDLRKPKIFDDFNITNDKGVVNYLIGDSELDEIIINTHIENLDLITSGPIPPNPSELLMGNKLRELISTLKAQYDIIILDTPPLGLVTDALELVQYADATIFMVRLDYTKKGMLQLVNAKYRTGELKNISFVLNFYRHKNNHNYGYGYGYGYGYGYGYGYGVYGNAYHERDKFSLGKRLLNFFKRL; this is encoded by the coding sequence ATGGATTATAAAGATTATGATGATATAGATTCTCAAGACTCACAGCGTGTAGGTTTTGATTTTAAGGGTTTTCTATTTAAAGCACTTAATCTTTGGAAACTTGTTTTATTGTGTATTGGTGCTGGGCTTATTGTAGCCTATTTTATTAATGTTAGAAAGGAGAATATTTACCGTTTAGATTCTCTAATAACAATAGATAATGATCAGAATCCTTTTTTTACTTCTAATACGAGTATCTCGTTTAATTGGGGTGGAGTTTCTGGTAAAGTGGGTAGTATTTTAACTGAGATAAAAACAAGAACGCACAATGAATTAGTAGTTGACTCATTAGAATTTTATAAGGAGTATTTAGTACAAGGTAAGTACCATTTAACTGATATATATAAGTCTGCACCATTTGAAGTTATAACTGACAAGTCAAAACCTCAAATGCTTGGCAAGGAAATTCAAATAAAATTTCTGAATAAAACATCTTACGAATTATCATATAACTTTGAATCTAATAGTGTACAGGGACAGATTTTTGGTACAAAAGAAAGGATAGCAGTATTAGTAAGACCTGAATTATTTTCGAAAACATTTAAGTTTGGTCAGACTGTGAATACTCCATTTTTTAATGGAATTATTAATTTAAAAAATGGCGACTTAATTTCAGAGGAAGATATTTTTTATGTGAGATATCTGAATTTTGATTCGGTAGTAAATAACTATAAGAATGCTATAAAGATAGAACCTTTTTCAAGGGAGTCATCTTCTGTTTTAAAATTATCTTTAGTTGGAAAAAACAAATCTAAAATTGTCGATTTTTTAAATGCTACTTCAGCAATTTTAAGTAGGACTGAGCTCCAACGAAAGAATTTATACGCAACTAATACAATTAAATTTATTGACAGTAGTCTTGGTGCAGTAAACGATGATCTGAAATTAGTAACAAACGAAATGAACGACTTTAGAAAATTAAATAAAGTCTTCAATGTTGAAGAAGAAATTAGTCAAATTTCGGATCAACTAAAAAGTTATGATCAAGAAAAATTAACTGAAGAGTCTAAATTAAATTATTTAAATAGTCTTCAAAGTTACTTAAAGACCAAAACTGATTACACAAAAATTGCAGCACCAACTTCAGTAGGAATTGAAGAGGGAAATATATTAACTGGAGTTCGCAACATTATTGCTCTCTCTGTAGAAAGGCGTAATCTTGAATACTCTACAAAAGAAGGTTCTATTCTTTTTGAAGATATAGATCGTCAAATCAATACAGAAAAGGATGTTCTACTTGAATCTATTAATGTCACAAAAAATACTATTGGTGTTCAATTAAATGCGATTGCGAGAAAAATAGGAAATTTAGAAGCTAAGCTGATTGGACTGCCTGAAGACCAACAAGAGTATTTAAAAATTCAACGGAAGCTAGATTTAAGTAGAGAGGCTTACGATATTTATCAGGCTAAACGAGGTGAGGCTGCCATTGTAAAAGCGGCAAACATATCTGATATTACAGTTATAGATGAAGCTAAAGATATTGGTAATGCACCTATTGGGCCTAATAAATCATTAAATTATATGATGGCATTAATGATAGGTTTCTTTACACCTATGTTTTTGATATTTATAATTTATTTACTTGATAGTACAATTCATGGTTCGGATGAGATTATGAAAATATCAAAAATTCCAATTTTAGGATTAATTGGTAAATATCGTTACAAAAATAATCTTGTTGCATACGAGAAGCCAAAATCTGCAGTTGCGGAATCCTTTAGGGCAATACGTTCTAGTTTACAATTTATTTTTAAAAATAATACTACAAATATAAATACTAGAGCAGATACCTTAATGATTACATCGTCTGTTAGTGGTGAAGGTAAAACATTTACATCTATTAATATAGCTACTGTTTATGCACTTTCTGATAAGAAAACTATTTTACTTGGCCTTGATTTGCGTAAGCCAAAGATCTTCGATGATTTTAATATAACTAACGACAAAGGAGTTGTTAATTATCTAATTGGTGATAGTGAATTAGATGAAATTATTATAAATACTCACATAGAGAATTTAGATTTGATTACGTCTGGACCAATACCTCCTAATCCTTCGGAATTGTTAATGGGTAATAAATTGAGAGAATTAATAAGTACACTAAAAGCTCAATATGATATTATTATATTAGATACTCCACCATTAGGTTTAGTCACTGACGCATTAGAATTAGTTCAGTATGCAGATGCTACTATTTTTATGGTGAGATTAGATTATACTAAAAAAGGGATGCTTCAACTTGTTAATGCAAAGTATCGAACAGGTGAATTAAAGAATATCAGTTTTGTACTAAATTTTTACAGACATAAAAATAATCATAATTATGGATATGGATATGGATACGGTTATGGTTACGGCTATGGCTATGGTTACGGTGTCTATGGTAATGCTTATCACGAAAGAGATAAATTTTCGCTTGGTAAAAGGCTGTTGAATTTCTTCAAAAGATTATAA